Below is a genomic region from Syntrophorhabdaceae bacterium.
CAACCTTGGCACCTACAGAATGCAGGTGCTCGACTCAAAAACGGTAGGCGTTCAGATCCTGAAGGGGAAAAGGGGCGGCGTGATACTTGAAAAGTACCGGAAGATGGGCCGGAAGATGCCAGCAGCCGCCATCATCGGAGGAGACCCCCTGCTTCTCCTTGGGGGGGCCGCCATGGTGGCCGGGGCAAGCGAATACGACGTGGTGGGGTCCCTCAGGGGGGCGCCGGTAAATATCGTCAGGGGCCGTCTCAGCGGCCTTCCCATTCCGGCCGATGCGGAAATCGTGCTTGAGGGAGAGATCGACCCGGAGCGTCTGAGAGAGGAAGGGCCCTTCGGCGAGTTTATCGGCTATTATACTGATGAGATCCTAAAGCCGATTCCCAAGCCGGCTCTCGAAGTAAAGCGTATCTATCACAGGAATAATCCCGTCCTTTGGGAGACAAGCGCGGGAAGGCCGGTCACGGACGTGCATATGCTCCTCTCTTTCACGCAAAGCGCCACGTTATGGACGGAACTCACGAGGATGGAGATCCCGGGGATCAAGTCCGTCTACATGCCCCCCGAGGCGGCAGGAAGGTTCTGGACGATTGTAAGTGTGGAGCAGTTGTATCCGGGTCATGCGGAACAGGTAGCTCAGGCGATAGTCGCCACCAACACGGCCTCCTACTGCTGTAAGGGCATCATAATAGTAGACCACGATATCGCAGCCGACGACTTGAGCCGCGTATGGTGGGCCCTGGGCGCCAGGTTCAATCCGGCCCGGGGAACCCAGATCATCAATCGCGGCAGGGCGACCCCCCTCGACCCCGCCCTGGAGCCGGGCAGCGACAAGTCCATAACCTCCCGGATCATACTGAATGCCACAATACCGTACGAGTGGAAGGAGAAGCTGACAGAGATAAAGCTGACAGAGAGCGTGTTGGAGAAGATAAGGGCAAGGTGGACGGAATACGGAATAGAACGGTAAGGTGTGAATCAATGCAAAGCTGTTCGCTTTAACCATCGACACGGGTTAATTCACATTTAATGTCCGACAGTTTATCTCAGTCAAGGCTGACCCCCGTGGGGACATAACACACGGAAAGCCGGCCGATTGACATTTCTGCATACAGGCAATAGTATCTTTCCATGTTCTAATCAGTTTACCCTTATTTATCACCACTACAGGTTATGAATGATTCGTCAAGGACGAACTCAGAGCTAATAGAAGAGATATCGACCCTAAGAAAGAGAATTCGGGAACTGGAACGATCGGGGACCGGGCGCGCAGGGGGAGAGGAGGGACTGAGATTATCCCCCCCACAACTCCGGCTGCTCATTGACGCCGGTCCTGACTTTTTTTTCCTGAAGGATCTCGATCTGCGGTACCAGCTGGTCAACTCCTCAATTGTGCGATTCTTCGGTCGCGATGAGGAGGACATCCTGGGCAGGACCGATGGTGATCTTATGCCCCCGGAGGCCGCTGCAACGTGCCGGGAGAGCGACAGGTTGGCCATTCGTGAGAAGAGGCTCGTCGTCACTATAGAGCCCGTCGGGGAGAGGTTCTATGAGACTTACAAATCCCCTGTAATTCTGGCCGGTAAGACTGTCGGGATAGCCGGAATTGTCCGTGACGTCACAGACCGCACGCGGGCGGAGTCTTTGCTCAAAGAGAGCGAGGAAAAATACCGCAGTCTGACGGAAACTATCAGTGATGTCATCTATGAGCTCGACGACCGGGGCACGATTACCTATATCAGTCCGGTTATTACGGACATCATGGGATACGAGCCTGCTGATCTCGTGGGAAAACATTTTACCGACTTTGTACACAAAGATGACCGCGGCCGACTGGCGGGCAGGTTTTCCGAGCTCATGAAAGGGATTGAGTACCCTTCCGACTACAGAGTCATCGACAAATCAGGCCATGTCCGGTGGGTGCGGACAAAGACCAGGCCCGTCATGAAAGGGGACAGGGTCTCCGGCGCCCGCGGCACCATGATGGATATCACCGAGCGCAAGAGCGCGGAAGAGGCTTTGCGCACGAGTCAGTTCCGGTTAGCTCAAACAATGGACCTCGCCCGCATCGTCTATTGGGAATTTGATCCTGTGGCCGAAACTTTCATTTTCAATGATCCCTTCTATTCATTTTATGGGACGACCGCGGACCGGGAAGGAGGTTACCGGATGACCGCGGAGGCATATTCCGCAAGGTTCGTACACCCCGACGATATTCCGCTCTTCCGGCAAGGCAGGCAGGACCGCCTGCTGAACAAGGCCCGGGAGTACTTTTACGAATACGAGCACCGGATTATCCGCAGGGACGGAGTGGTACGCCAGATCCTGGCTCGAATAAGAGCCAGCAGGGATGCCGCAGGACGCACCCTGCGGCTCTATGGCGCAAACCAGGATATTACAGAGCGCAAGGAAGCCGAGGCGGCATTGCGGGAAAGCGAAGAACGTTTTCGGACGGTATTCGATGAAAGCCCCGTCGGCATAGTCATGGTGGGTTCCGACTATCGTTTTATCAGGTCCAATGCGGCCTTTTGCGCCATGATTGGATATACGGAACAGGAACTGACCTCCCGCGCCGTCCAGGACATCATTCATCCCGAGCATATAGCCGAGGACAGACGAAATAGCGATATGCTCCTGAAAGGGGAGATTCGCGTCTATCGTACCGAGAAGCGCTACATCCGGAAGGATAACGAAATTGTGTGGGGGTCTTCGACGGTCAGCACGATTCATGACAAGGACCGCCGCTTTCTTTACTTCCTTTCCATGGTCGAAGACATAACCCAGCGTAAGCAGGCAGAAGAGCAAAAAGCTGAACTTGAGTCGCGCCTCCTTCAGGCCCAGAAGATGGAGGCAATCGGCACGCTGGCCGGCGGCATTGCCCATGACTTCAACAACATTCTTGCAGGCATTATCGGTTTTACGGAGATGGCACTCGACGATCTCCCCCCTGAGGTCCCGTCACGCAGACACCTGGGGCTCGTGCTCAAGAGCGGGCTGAGGGGTCGTGACCTCGTAAGACAGATCCTCGCATTCAGCCGCAAAACCGGATATGAGAGAAGTCCCGTGTCCGTGTCATCCATCGTCAACGAAACAATAAAATTGCTCAGGGCCTCTTTGCCTGCAGCGGTTCAGATCACGGTGGATAACGCCTCCACGTCCGATATAGTCTTCGCAAATCCCACCGAGATTCAGCAAATCGTAATGAATCTCTGCACCAATGCGGCACATGCCATGAGGGAAAGGGGCGGCCGGCTCCGCATCACCCTCGCCGATTTTGAGGTCGAACCCGACTCTTCCCTTGGATCCACCCTCGCTGCGGGAGCCTACGTGCTCCTTGCCGTGAAAGATACAGGCACAGGCATCGATGCGAAAGTGGTGAAGAAGATATTCGAGCCATTCTTTACCACCAAAAAACCGGGCCAGGGGACCGGCATGGGGCTCGCCGTAGTCTATGGGATAGTGAAGAGCCTGGGGGGCGACATATCCGTCAAAAGCTCGCGGAAAACAGGGACCCTCTTTCACGTACTCCTCCCCAAGGTGGAACGTGGGACCTCATCCGGGCATCAGGTCGAGGAGATCCCGAGGGGCTCTGAACGCATCCTCTTCGTCGACGATGAGAATACCCTTGCGAAACTGGGTAAAGCAGCGCTGGAAAAACTCGGTTACCGGGTCACCGCAATGACGGACAGCATAAAAGCACTAAAAATCTTTTCCAAAAATCCTTCCCGGTTCGACCTGGTGATCACGGACCAGACGATGCCCGATATGCAGGGCCTCAACCTTGCCGAAGAACTCCTCAGGATACGACCGAACATTCCCATTATCCTCTGCACGGGCCACAGCGATGCCGTCTCCCCTGAAATAGCGAAGAAGGCAGGGATCAGCGGGTTCCTCATGAAGCCGATTGCCAAACGCGAGATGGCAGAGGCGATTCGCCGGGTGCTGGATCCATCGGGGAAAAGCAAGAAAGGGGACGTGAGATGAAAACGGTCTACAGTGCATCTAATATCGCCCTTGTGAGTATATTTCAGAATATTCTGGAGGAACACGGGATCAGGTGCTGGACGAAAAATGAGTTTCTCCTTGCGGGAATCGGTGAAATTCCGCCCATCGAATGCTGGCCTCAGCTTTGCGTCGATGATGAGGATTTTCCGGAGGCACAACGCATCGTTGACGAGGCGCTCTCGGAAAAAGAGCTGCCTTCCTGGAAATGTGATTCTTGTGGCGAGGAGATAGAGGGGCAATTTGCCGAGTGCTGGAATTGCGGCAAGGGTCGTCTTCCTTCGTCGGATCGGTAACCCTGCCATGTTGCTGCCGCATGTTCCTTTTTCCCCATAGCCACTTTCTTCGCTTGATTTCTTGTAAATACTCCTGCGCGAGCGTAATCAAATGCCTTATATTCCACTAAGGAGGGCTTGACCATGGACGAAAAAGGTTTGACCATGCTGCAGCGGTTGGCAATCTGTTTCGTAGCGGGGGTTATAGGTGCACTGGCCGTAGTCCTTTTCGGCCGCGTCCTGTTTGAGTCCGGGATTAGCGCGCAATTCGGGGTAAAGGCGCCCATATCCATGAAACCGCCTGATCTTTACAGGCCCCTGTTCTGGGGAGGATTATGGGGCATTCTATTCGGAGTTTTTGTTAAGACCGCCTGGAAGCGGCTCTACCTCTTCGGTCTTCTCTACTTCCTCGCCCCGGTGCTGGCGCTGTACCTGATCTTCCTGCCCATGAGAGGCGCGGGGCTTTTCGGACTGAACCAGGGTGGGCCGATTTTCACAGCTTACCTGTTGCTGGTGAATCTACCCTATGGGATAGTTACCGCTTTGGCGGCAAGGGCAATAATAGGGAAGACACCCTGAAGGAGATATCCTTTCTTCAGTCCCATCGCCGGAAATACCTTACATTGGTTATCGACCGAAAGGGGACGGGCCGAATTCCCATGAGACAGGACGCCTATGACCCTCACGCAGAAAAGGCCGGAAGAGATTCCAACCCTTTCTGCGGACTGACAAGACGCATAATTTGGCACAACAGATATCTCCGGCCGGCCATCATTTCGTATCATGATGGACGGCCGTGCATCGA
It encodes:
- a CDS encoding PAS domain S-box protein — protein: MNDSSRTNSELIEEISTLRKRIRELERSGTGRAGGEEGLRLSPPQLRLLIDAGPDFFFLKDLDLRYQLVNSSIVRFFGRDEEDILGRTDGDLMPPEAAATCRESDRLAIREKRLVVTIEPVGERFYETYKSPVILAGKTVGIAGIVRDVTDRTRAESLLKESEEKYRSLTETISDVIYELDDRGTITYISPVITDIMGYEPADLVGKHFTDFVHKDDRGRLAGRFSELMKGIEYPSDYRVIDKSGHVRWVRTKTRPVMKGDRVSGARGTMMDITERKSAEEALRTSQFRLAQTMDLARIVYWEFDPVAETFIFNDPFYSFYGTTADREGGYRMTAEAYSARFVHPDDIPLFRQGRQDRLLNKAREYFYEYEHRIIRRDGVVRQILARIRASRDAAGRTLRLYGANQDITERKEAEAALRESEERFRTVFDESPVGIVMVGSDYRFIRSNAAFCAMIGYTEQELTSRAVQDIIHPEHIAEDRRNSDMLLKGEIRVYRTEKRYIRKDNEIVWGSSTVSTIHDKDRRFLYFLSMVEDITQRKQAEEQKAELESRLLQAQKMEAIGTLAGGIAHDFNNILAGIIGFTEMALDDLPPEVPSRRHLGLVLKSGLRGRDLVRQILAFSRKTGYERSPVSVSSIVNETIKLLRASLPAAVQITVDNASTSDIVFANPTEIQQIVMNLCTNAAHAMRERGGRLRITLADFEVEPDSSLGSTLAAGAYVLLAVKDTGTGIDAKVVKKIFEPFFTTKKPGQGTGMGLAVVYGIVKSLGGDISVKSSRKTGTLFHVLLPKVERGTSSGHQVEEIPRGSERILFVDDENTLAKLGKAALEKLGYRVTAMTDSIKALKIFSKNPSRFDLVITDQTMPDMQGLNLAEELLRIRPNIPIILCTGHSDAVSPEIAKKAGISGFLMKPIAKREMAEAIRRVLDPSGKSKKGDVR
- the ppcB gene encoding phenylphosphate carboxylase subunit beta, which gives rise to MDLRDFIDLCEKEGQLRRIRTEVDWDLEVSHISKLVEEKGGPALLFEHVKGYESPLFMGAFATTQRLGLMLGKGPGLSMVELSGAWVNMAVQDLVPAQEREEGPIFENILDGEKADVLAFPSPRFYELDGGRYFGTTVFLVMEDPETGAVNLGTYRMQVLDSKTVGVQILKGKRGGVILEKYRKMGRKMPAAAIIGGDPLLLLGGAAMVAGASEYDVVGSLRGAPVNIVRGRLSGLPIPADAEIVLEGEIDPERLREEGPFGEFIGYYTDEILKPIPKPALEVKRIYHRNNPVLWETSAGRPVTDVHMLLSFTQSATLWTELTRMEIPGIKSVYMPPEAAGRFWTIVSVEQLYPGHAEQVAQAIVATNTASYCCKGIIIVDHDIAADDLSRVWWALGARFNPARGTQIINRGRATPLDPALEPGSDKSITSRIILNATIPYEWKEKLTEIKLTESVLEKIRARWTEYGIER
- a CDS encoding DUF2007 domain-containing protein, giving the protein MKTVYSASNIALVSIFQNILEEHGIRCWTKNEFLLAGIGEIPPIECWPQLCVDDEDFPEAQRIVDEALSEKELPSWKCDSCGEEIEGQFAECWNCGKGRLPSSDR